In Takifugu rubripes chromosome 22, fTakRub1.2, whole genome shotgun sequence, the genomic window TGCTGAGGAGCAAGCCAAGAATAGAGATGGCAAAGGGATGAGTCCAGGAGAGGGGAGGGCGGAAAGAGAAGGAAGTCAAGTGGGAGGCAGGAAAAGATAGATGGAGGAGAGGCGAGCAGTGTTGATTTTAGCGAGACCGCAGTGGAGATGGACGCTCGTGATACGCGGAGTCACTAAACATACTTTTCTGTGGTCGCTTGATTCATGGTAAACTCCAAGACATGGCTGAGCCCAAACCACGTCATTATAAAACAAACTGGGGACAGCAGTAAAAATAAACCAGGAATACGTCGTCTATTTATACCCATCGCAGGAGGCTAGGGCCGCCCGGGTTCACCCGATTTTGTTATTCTTCACGAGGAATCCCACGCCACGTTCAGAAACTGCAACCCCGTGACGACAACATGGAGCAGAGCCCTCGCCAGAAGGCATGAAAAGGGGACAGTGCTGAAAGCATCTAATCTACCCTAGAGGCTAGATTTTATCTGCATGAGAGGTTTTAGTTTTCAAGATGTAGAATCGAGGCAAAAGGCACAACTGTTGTCAAGACAACTGGAAAGAATCCCGACAGCTGCATAACTCAAAGCACACGGTCTGAGAGGGCTTCATACTCAGGTATAAAGAACAGGTTTAGATGAGTTTTTGTCATTAACATACACAGAAGGCCTGCGACCTGACCAGGTCAGGCCTGATCAGACTCGTCTGTGTAAAACACACAGCGTCAGCGAAAATGTTGATTGCATTTTTAGTTTTGGGGGCCCGAACCAGTGACAGAAAAAAGCCTTCACGCCACCAGGAATCACAATCAGCTATGACCACACAAAAATGTGATTTGTGGCGGATTTGCTTTTTGTTTCGGGTAAACTGCTCTTAAGGTCCCAAATTTTCCAGCTCAAAAGAACATTGTTAGGTTCTGGACCGTTAGCATGTCCGCTAATTAAGAATCCTCAGAACGAGTAGTGTTTAGGGTTTATGTCGATTGCTCGTCCCCATCCGAGATAACTGCGTGTACCTGTTGAGAGGATCTCAGTTGCCACGCCGATGAAGGCATCCGAAACCAtgttctccatggcaacagatatGTTGAGCTGCCGTGCGACGTTCCTGTACAAGCTGGGCTGCATGGATTCAAGCTCGTCGCCTAAGTGAGAACAACAGAGCGAAAAAAGGTGGGACAAATCAAACAAATGAAGagaacatcaaagaaaatgtttgcacAAAGGCTCATTCAGAGAATTACGCAACGGAGAACCGTTGTTCACGCATGTCTTTGCTAAAACAAATTCATTTCAGCGAGAATAAAAGTGTCTTTGCGGTTTGGTTTGTTTCAATTAACCAGTCCGGCTCTGATGAGTCATCTGTCCTCAGCCTACTGCCTTCTAAATGTGGACTCTTCCTTTTAGACTCAAGAACAGATATCACGCTGTCAGCTTGCTTTTCCTTCTACTATCAGAGTTTAGCAGATCCACGTCAGCCTGCAGAGTGCTCGACTGCGCTAGTAAAACTGGATTCTCTATAAAACTCAGAGCATTTATGGTTTTGACTCCGATCTGAAGGCTCTGAACCCATCGCTGCCTTTGTGAAGCCGGATCTGTTGGGCACCCAAGAGGACCGGTTTCCTCCCACCCCCCCGTCTGGCGTTTAGTTTTTACAGACATTTCAAAAGCACAAGAAGCCTCAGCCCCTGCTTATGTTTCtaagcagcaaaaaaagaaaaagcagcccTGCAGACTGAGATGTGCATCACAAACAGCAGGGTTTTATTTACATCCCTGCGTCGCTCGATTGTTTTTAGGAATTAAGTATTTCACCTAAAACTGAAACCATAAGCTCGGATAAAATTTAAAGAAGTGGAGGAATAGTCACGTGTTGCATCACGTTCTTCGAGTTCTCCCTTACATAGACGAATACGGGTCAAAGTACAGACAATTCTAATCGTGTCTCAGCACGTGCAAATTCAGGTATGTGGCCTGAAGACGTCTCTTACCCAGGCAGAGAAGAACCATGGATGCATCGGCAAGCGCCGCGCTGGAAGGCGAGAGGTTGAGCTCGGCCTTGGAACACCCCAGCCCGTTCTGGTTGAGCCTGGACAGAATGTAGTCCCGGCACAAGGCCTTGGAATGGGACACCAGCTCCTTCTCGGTGAGCGAGCGGTCGAAGACGTCCAGGACCTCCGCGGCAAAGACGGAGGATCGACGCAGGACTTCCATGTCCTCctcgcaggaggaggaggggggggggggcggggatcTGGGTCAAGGGAGCGGCTGACCTTTGGATCAGCTCTGTCCGTTCTTTATCCCAGAGGAATTAGGTTTAATGGGCAGCACCGTGGGGCATCTGTGGACCGAGGAGAGCCGTTTCCAGATAAAAAGGCTTCAGTGAGTTCGAAAAGTTGCTGCTGAGGAGTGTGGGTTCCCAGCAAGCAGACAGCATGAAGTGAAACTTACATAATAATATGTTGGAGGTGTTATTGTTGAGTCACAGTGGGATAGTCAAGACATTGCTACACATCTTGGATTATGCAACACCGAGCTGATACCACATAAATTACACAGCTCGGACAAAAGGAAGGCTCCATCTGATTTCCAAAGAATGAAATGAGTTTACTCCACGCAAACATTAAGTCTCACCTGACACGTTGCGTTCACGCCGAGCTGCTCCCCTCGCACCTCCTCTAATTGAGACGCGGAACCTCCAATTTGAGAGAAACTGTTGATCCGTGGGAACTCACCTTCCCGTCGCGGCGGAGCTCTCGTCCCAAATGTGTCTTCTGAGGGCACCAGCTGAACCGAGAGACGCACTTAGAGGCCGCCTACCTGTTGTTCCACCTTCCCATTGGCGCCGAGTGGATGCGTTGAATTTGTTGCGCAGGGCAGGCCGGAGGTGGAGTCTCGCGGCTTCCTCTCAGCCTCTGAAGCGCGGACACCTCACCGCGGCGCAAAGAGGGAAGCGACGCGAACGCGTCCGTGTTTCCATTCACAAATCAGGGGAGCGTCGACCTGACGTAGGCTGGAACACCCGGGGAAATCATTCTTCTGgctattttaaaaatgtcaacagTGCGAGAGCTCGAGTTTCGGACATTTTCAGATTCGCGTCTTTGTTACGGACTTTCCCTGACGCAGGTGTGTCACCTCCGTCGCTGACCTTAGGTCAGCTTTTATGTAAGTGTTCCAGGCCAAAAGTGTCACACTTGTAATCCCCGTTCAGAGCTGATAAAGACTGAGGCGAGTTTATGGAGCTCTGCACTTTTGCCTAACTGCATTTTTTCGCTatcctttattatttttatgctGTGCAAACACCATAAATCATCTATGTGGAAGCAACACAAATGGAGGCCAGGGCTGTTTTATGTGTTCTACATAGATAATGTGGAACCGGGGCAAATATTGTCAAGATGAGattatttcagttttaaatTAGAATAATTCAGTCATTGTATTATACGTCATCAGTGATTTAAATAGAGTTTAGTCCACTTCATGTGTAACTATATTTTGGTgtataatatttaaatattttctccCATTTATTAAAGGGAGACTGgaattttcctgtttttttcacCAGGTTATCCCTGACTGCAGAGCTTATCCTGTATACTTGTTTCATCTTGCGCTAAAGATTATTTGCCCGTAACTTTAGAATCTTTTGAAAGATCCACCAAAGATTCATTAACCAGATTTGTGTCAGTCTGGTGTAGTAAGTGGAATTCAGTTTGAACTCATAATTAAGTTTTAGGATGGTTAAACCAGTATAttcagaaaacacagaaacctGCTTTGCAGTTTTAAGTTTTTTGTAATTACCCCATACTGCCTATATAAGTCGCTGTTTCTCATTTTCTGTGagataaatccattttttaataTTCAATAGAAAAACAGGATCAGTCCTCCAGAAACataacaaaatgaaaataatttccATCAATACAAATCTATagaatttatgacatttttacCTTCGCTTTCATAGCAACATAATTGTTACTGTTATTAGTCTGTCACTTATAAGTGCTTATTATTTTTAACAATGAAGATGAAGCTCTTTGGTTCACAGTTAAAATTAAACATTATCCTGTTattctttaaataaacacacaatatcAAATCTGAGAAAGTTCTAAATGAGTGAAACTTCAACCGGTCACGTCACTTTATAAACCTCTCAACTCCTTTATTCTTCCAATTGTAGGTGATGTTTATTGGAAATTAGCATGCCTGTTAGTGAATAATGGTCTTgttattggaaaaaaaaacattgctaTGGCCAGTATTTACTTACTTTAAAAAGAACATGGATGTTTGTCAGGTTCTCGGTGCATTTTAGATATTTCCATTTGTAAATGTATTCATTCATTGGGGGCTTGAGTAGGTAGTCCTGAAATGAATTAAGAGTTAAACACTCGTAAATGCGATGCGTCTCCTGACTCAACAATCTAGTTCTGTCAGTCTGCACTCAAGGTTGACAAAATGCCAGATTCCAAAAATGTACTTGTCAGCAAGCAGAGAAAACCTCAATTTATTGCTCCAGTTTTGCAACTCTGCGTTTTCTAGACTCCCACTCCGAAAAGCATGCATCCATTTGGTGCCccattcatttgttttctcctcggcagagcttgtccacccaCGTCCTCAAGTATTCCATCCAGTGGAATTGGACTAGCTCAAAATGACCAGCTTTCTATCTATAATCTAGGTGTGTTTCCACTATTCTCCAGAGACAATGCCGAGTTGTTTGTTAGTTAGTGGAAATATTTACCAGACAATTTAAGACAGTCACAGGACCCAGGACAGCTTGGTGTGTTTGCAGCGTGTAGTAATTTGGCCACATTGGGTAACAGCTGACTCTGTTATCCCACAAGCTACATCATTGTAAACTCAATTTACCATTTTACCAGCAAGTAAAAGCCAGACTGCAGGTATTATCCAGAGCCCTCTAGCTATGTTTGACACTGTTGAACTCAGTTTCTCCTTCATG contains:
- the bokb gene encoding bcl-2-related ovarian killer protein homolog B; this translates as MEVLRRSSVFAAEVLDVFDRSLTEKELVSHSKALCRDYILSRLNQNGLGCSKAELNLSPSSAALADASMVLLCLGDELESMQPSLYRNVARQLNISVAMENMVSDAFIGVATEILSTGITWGKVVSMYAVAGALAVDCVRQGHATTVHILVDSLGQFVRKFLVPWLKRRGGWADISRCVVKKDLAPEHHWLSSSVESLKYFLSTVYVYIMKEA